AAATGGACATAAATCGTTGTAAAGGCTATCAAAAAGGAGTATAATAAGTGCAACATATCTCGGAGGTGGAAAATGTTAGAAGTAAGAAATCTAGAGAAAAGTTTCGGTTCCAAGCAAGTCCTGTTTGGTGTCGATTTTCAGGCAAGTCCAGGAAGGATTCTGGGCTTGGTCGGGAAAAATGGTGCTGGGAAAACAACGATTTTCCACAGTATGTTGAAATTTTTAGAGTATCAAGGAGAGATCAGTCTGGATGGGCAGGAAATTCGTCAGGAAACCTATGCTCGGATTGGCTATCTGCCTGAGGAACGCAGTCTTATGCTCAAGCTGACAGTCCTTGAACAAGTTCGCTACTTGGCGACTCTAAAAGGCATGGATGCCAAGGAGGTCAAGGAGAAACTCCCGCAATGGATGGAAAAACTCGAAGTGAAGGGCAAATTGACCGACAAAATCAAGAGCCTCTCCAAAGGGAATCAGCAGAAAATTCAGCTGATTATCACCCTGATCCATGAGCCAGACTTGATTATCCTGGATGAGCCTTTTAGTGGTTTGGATCCAGTCAATACCGAGTTGCTCAAACAGGTCATCTTGAAAGAGAAAGAGCGCGGTGCAATCATTATCTTTTCTGACCATGTCATGACCAATGTTGAGGAACTTTGCGATGATATCCTGATGATTCGTGATGGGCGTGTGGTCTTGCATGGACCAGTTCAGGATGTTCGCAATCAATACGGGAAAACACGTCTTTTTGTTTCAAGTGAACGAAGCAAGGAAGAACTGGAAAAACTTCCTCATGTCAAACAGGTGAGCTTAACCAAGCAAGGTAGTTGGAAATTGATTCTAGATGATGAGAGCGCTGGAAGAGAACTCTTCCCAATCCTCACTCAAGGTCAATACATCGCGACCTTTGACCAGCAAGCTCCAACAATCGATGAAATCTTTAAACTAGAATCAGGGGTGGAAGTATGAGAAATATGTGGGTAGTTATTAAAGAAACTTATCTGCGACATGTCAAGTCCTGGAGTTTCTTCTTTATGGTCATTTCACCATTCTTTTTTATCGCTCTAACTGGAGGAATTAGCTATCTTCAAGGATCTTCTATGGCTAAAAATAGCAAGGTAGCTGTGGTAACAACTGTACCATCTGTAGCAGAAGGGCTCAAGGATACCAATGGTATTAACTTTGACTATCAGGATGAAGCCAGTGCCCAAGCTGCCATCAAGGATGAAAAAATCAAGGGTTATCTAACCATTGATCAAGAGGATAGTGTCATCAAAGCCGTTTACCATGGTGAAACTTCTCTTGAAACAGGCATCAAGCTAGCAGTAAGCAATAAGCTCAATGAGCTTCAATACCAACTCAATCGCTCGGCGGCTAATTTGTCCCAAGAACAGGAAAAACGCCTGGCTCAAACTGTTGACTTTACCGAGAAGATTGATGAATCCAAGGAAAATAAAAAGATGGTCCAAACCATTGCGGCTGCGGGGCTTGGTTTCTTCCTTTATATGATCTTGATTACTTATGCTAGTGTCACTGCTCAGGAAGTGGCTAGCGAGAAAGGAACCAAAATCATGGAAGTGGTCTTTTCTAGTATCCGAGCTAGTCATTATTTTTACGCTCGCATGATTGCCTTGCTTCTTGTGATTTTGACTCATATTGGCATTTACGTAGTGGGTGGACTTGCTGCGCTACTTCTCTTCAAAGACTTACCATTCTTGGCAAATTCAGGTATTCTAAAACATCTGGGAGAAGCCTTCACAGTCAATACCTTATTATTTATCTTAGTGAGCCTCTTTATGTACGTAGTTTTGGCAGCCTTCCTTGGTTCCATGGTTTCTCGTCCTGAAGATGCCGGTAAGGCCTTGTCGCCATTGATGATCTTGATTATAGCAGGCTTTATGGGGGTAACAGCCTTGGGCGCTGCAGGAGACAATTTGGTTTTGAAAATTGGGTCTTACATTCCTTTTATTTCGACCTTCTTTATGCCATTTAGAGCCATCAATGGTTATGCAAGTGATTTAGAAGCTTGGATTTCACTAGCGATTACAGTCGCTTTTGCAGTCACTGCAACAGCCTTTATCGGACGCATGTATGCCAGCCTAGTCCTTCAGACAGATGACTTAGGTCTATGGAAAAGCTTTAAACGTGCCTTGGCTTACAAATAGTAGTAGAAACCTCGTTTTCACGAGGTTTTTGTGATATTTTAAAGGTCAAATAGGGAAAATTATTTTTCATATCTATTGACTTTTAGTAGTAAAATTTGGTATGATAGTAGACGGTATTGTTTACCCCATTTGTAAGGCCCCGGAACCTTTCAAATACCCCGCGGACCGGAACATCCGCCCAGTAAACAAAAACGATATTCATATAGGAGAAATCATGAACAAAACTACATTCATGGCTAAACCAGGCCAAGTAGAACGCAAATGGTACGTTGTTGACGCAACTGATGTACCTCTTGGACGCCTTTCAGCAGTTGTTGCTAGCGTACTTCGCGGAAAAAACAAACCAACATTCACACCACACACTGATACAGGTGACTTCGTAATCGTTATCAATGCTGAAAAAGTTAAATTGACTGGTAAAAAAGCAACTGATAAGATCTACTACACTCACTCAAACCACCCAGGTGGATTGAAACAAATCTCTGCTGGTGAACTTCGTTCTAAAAATGCAGTACGTTTGATCGAAAAATCAGTTAAAGGTATGCTTCCACACAATACTCTTGGCCGTGCTCAAGGTATGAAATTGAAAGTATTCGTTGGAGCTGAGCACACTCACGCTGCACAACAACCAGAAGTTCTTGATATTTCAGGACTTATCTAAGGAAAGGAACAATAAAGTATGTCACAAGCACAATATGCAGGTACTGGACGTCGTAAAAACGCTGTTGCACGCGTTCGCCTTGTTCCAGGAACTGGTAAAATCACTGTTAACAAAAAAGATGTTGAAGAGTACATCCCACACGCTGACCTTCGTCTCGTTATCAACCAACCATTCGCAGTTACTTCAACTGTAGGTTCATACGACGTTTTCGTTAACGTTGTAGGTGGTGGATACGCTGGTCAATCAGGAGCTATCCGTCATGGTATCGCTCGTGCCCTTCTTCAAGTAGACCCAGACTTCCGCGATTCATTGAAACGCGCAGGACTTCTTACACGTGACTCACGTAAAGTTGAACGTAAGAAACCAGGTCTTAAGAAAGCTCGTAAAGCATCACAATTCTCAAAACGTTAATCAATACGATTATATCAACGTTTCAAAGCACTCAAGAGTTTACCTCATGGGTGCTTTTTTTGTGTTTTTTGAAAAAGTTCACCTCAAAGTTTACCTTATTTTAACCTTATTGTTTTAGAGACTTTAAGGCAAATTCACCGACTGCCATAGGGACTACGTTAGAAGTATTGACATAAATCTGTGTTGTACCTGTGTCGCTATGTGTTAGAGCTTCGGAAATGGCTTCTAAGCTCATTCCAGCCTGTTTAGCGAGCGTTGCTCCCGTATGACGTAGTTTATGTGGTGTAGCGTGTGTAAGCTCTGGGTGTCGCTTTCTGATAGTTTGCATCTTATTATTAAGATAGTCAGAATGTAGGGGTTTATTGATATTCCCTCTGGTATCTATATAAGTGAAGATGAATTGTTCTGGATTACTGATGATACCAAACTTTGCTAGTTCATATTTTTGTTGTTTTTTCCATAAGGTTAGGAGTTGAAGCAAGTCGCTAGAAATAGAAAAGATAGTTTTTTTATTTCCTTTGGTAGATTTTACTTGTCCGTATCTATCTAAAGCCTGAATTAACTGAATCTGAGATTTTGAAAAGTCGATATGTTTCCACTGGAGAGCATATGTTTCTGATTTTCTATCTCCAAGGAAAAAAGTGAGATAGAAAAGGACGTAATCTTTGAGTGATATTCTATCATTCTCTAAATCCTCTTTAAAGGCTGAGAACCATTCTTGGAGTTGCTCATGAGTTAAATATAAATCTTCATCACGTTTTGATTCTGCAAGTTGAATTTTTTTAACAGCCTTAATTCGTCTTAAAGTTTTTGCAACTCTATTTGCTTCAATATATTCAAGTTCTTCTGCCCAATCAAAAATAGAAATAACGTAACTTCGTAAAGTTTTGAAGTTGGCATATTCGTTGGCTTTTGCCGTCATCAAATTTAGAATAACCTGTTTATTTTGGTTTAAAAATTGAATCGTATAGTTGCCAAGAAGTGGTAGTATATGCTTTTCAAAACATGTTTTGGTATTAGCAATTGTTGACCTGCTTGGTGGCTTAGAAGTTGATGTAGTTTGTCCTGCTTTATAGGATTCCCACCAAATATTATTATAGAAGTCTGAGAAAAGAATATCTTCTTTTCCTAGTCCTGAAAACGCATTGTCTTCAATTTGGTTTAACTTCGTGAGTAAGTCTATCTCTGCTTGTCGTGCCTCCTTTCTTGTTTTGAATCGTTTATCGTAGTAGTTGTTGCTGACGATTCCAAGTGGCATTCGAGCTTCTATTGGAATGTAGATTTTTAAACGATAAGTACCATTTTTTGTTTTAGTGATAGTCATGATATTATCCTTGTGTATCGAACCAGAAAATATCATGACTATTATAAAACAAAAATCTTGATATTTCTAGTTATGTGAGTTTAGCCATTGGTCGATAGCGTCTTTATGGAATCGAATCGTTTTACCGATTTTGATTTTGGGTAGGCCTTTTACAATCCAAGAATCCAGTGTATTGTTTGATATACCTAAATAGTTACAAGCTTGTTGCTTGTTCAAATAGGGGCTATCGATACCGCTCTTGTCTAATTGCTCTCTGATTTCTTTATTTATAAGATTAGAGAGTAAAAGTTGAATTTGATGAATTTGCTCATCTGGTAAGATTACTTGCATAGCTTTTCCTCCATTATACTTCTATTGAAGTAGTGCTTGATATGACGTCACTAGTTTCATTCGGGGTATTCGTCAAAGAATTTTCTGATGAAGTTATTTTGCTTTTGTCTGTGCTATACCTTCGTGAATCTAAATACTTAGCAAAAAAGTAAGTTTTATCTACGATAAGCCTTAATAAGATCGGATTTTCTTCTCTCGCATATCTAACCAGATGATTAAACTCTGTGAAATTCTTCTTGTCTATCACATCAATGATGGCTGATAGAAAATCATCGTTGTTATTGTTTATGAGGAATTTGTCTAATTCAAATCCGCATCCTATTTCTATATCATCAATTTTGTATTGAGTCTTTTCAGGATTCTCCGCATGAACAAAGTAGTCATACATCCCCTTGGGAGACATAATGGGCTCTACATGAGCAGGCCCCTTTAATTTATCCTTGATGAGTTCAGATACTTGATTATAGCTTTTAAGCGAATCAAAGAAAAAGGCTCCATGCTTATGAGCTTTCTTAAGTTCCCCTGTTTTTCGATTGATATCTCTATCATGCCAAGGTGATAAGATAAAGGGGATATGAAAACCTTCAAGGATTTCCAAATAGTTTTCTGGGGCGCTCTCTCTGTAGAAAAGAAAAGCCCATTTATTAGAACGTTGTTCTTTTGCCATATTCAATATGTCTCGCTTTCAAATTGTATTTCTATCTATAAGGAGATTTAGAGGGGTGTCTTCGGAAGGTGGGACACGCTTTATTTGATATTTTTGTGATTATTGATTATTGGACTAACGGGGTCGTAGTAACCCCAATAGGTCATGATAGAAAAGAATATAAAAAGGGACTGTCTGGCTTTTGCTTAACGCAAGCCACAGCCCCAAGGGATTAACGTTTTTGTCCAGTGAACCACAATTGGTTACGAACTCGAATAGGAGAGGAGAAATAATAGTCTGCGTGTTGGCTGACGATTTCTTCTTTTAATTGTGCTTCCATCTCTTTTAGGATTTTTTGCCCTTGTTGGTCTCTAGGGACTTTTAGAAAAATAGTGATGGTATCTTTTCGTATATCTACAATACACTTGCGAACAGCTCGGTTAAATCCTTTATGGATTGGATTGATGGTGGTAACGGTCTGGTGTTCAAGGTTGCTTATCTTCTGTACTCGTTCACGCTGAAACAGGAAGTGTCGCAACAGGAAAGTGTGATAGACAGATTGGATATAGTTCCGAAGACTATCTGTTTTCAACCGTTGTATTATCTCTAATCCAGTCAATAGTAAGGCAAGTAGTAGTGAAATAAGAGCGGATTTGTGACTTACAGAACTAATGGTATCAGTAATGTTTTTAACTGAATCTAGGTTGACAAATGAGATGTTGGCTAATTGGACGGAAAGAAAATTGAATAGCCAGCCGAAGACAGAGCAGATAGGAGTAGAGAGAACCAAATATAGTATAAGATTGAAACTTCTTATAAAGTAGTTTTTTGTGGTCATAGGATACCTCGCTTAGTGTAGTAGGTTGGACAGAGTAGGGGCAGAACTTGGTAGGGGTGTTCATTGTCGATAACTTGGATGATACCTGTACCATGTCCTGTTGGAATGACAATCCCCTCTGGATCGAGGTCAGGAAATAAAAATTGAGTAGTTTTCTGATTGATATTTCCAATTTGTAACAATACGTTTAGCTGTTCCCTTACTGAAATTGGGATAGTATTGTGGTCAAAACGCTGACTTACTAAAAATAGATGGATTTTGGTAGCACGTCCTAACAAGGCAATCTGTGAGAGTAAGGAGAAAAATGCTTCTTTGATATTCTTATTGACTCCCTCTGATAGAGCTAGGACTTCATCAATAACAATAGTTAGATGGGTAAATTGATGGTTGGGATTATCATACAAGATAGCTTGTCGTTTTTGAATGAGATTTGCACATTGACTTAATTGTTCGTTGACCTGTGATACAAAATCAGATTTTGAACGGTTTTCGACAGGGTGGATAACGGAAATATGATTTTCTCTTGCCCAACGACTTGGGGTATCAAATTTCGGGTCAATGATAATCAAGTCAGACATATGCTTCAGTACACTCAAGAAGTAAGTGAGAGCATACGATTTCCCAGAACCTGAATTTCCAGCAATAGCCCAGTGATTGACCTTGTCTAAATTGAGTTCAAAGTGCTTCATGATAGGGATTTTCCCATGTGGCAATCTGGCTGAAAACTTATCCAAATCAGGAATCGCTAAACGTTCTGAAATCCCTCTTTTCCAAGGGAAGAATAAACCACGTTGAATGTGTAAGTCATCTGTGTCTAGAGGGACAAAATAGGTAGCATTTTGTTTTAGAAGCGTATATTGTGGGTAAAGTGAAGCATTGGCAATCAGAAAGATTTTCTTGTATAAGTCGTCATCGAGGATATAAGCGCACGGTAGGCGAGGGACAAAGACAAAGCCGTCTTCTTGAATAATGACGTTAAAAGAATTAGTATAGCTGGTTTCCCCCTGCATTAAAGCCCCTAGAGCCATGTTTAGGCTCTGGAGCAGGTAAGATTGCAGGAAAGATTGGTTCAGCACATCACGAGATTGTGAGGTCATTACCGAACCTCCTTGATACCATTTGCTTTGAAGTAAACGTTATATTTTACTTCGCAGGCTTGTAGGGTGTCAAATTGAATCATGGATTGAAACGCTGGAAGCTCAATCGTATCTTCGAATTTTACTTGGAAAGGGTCTTGCCCTTCCTGTACAAACCATGCTTTATAGGCTACGATTTCTCCTGTTGGTTTTCCTTCTTCAAACCGTTGTTGTGGTTCAAGTTCGGTACTAAGTGAGTAAATCGGTTGTTTTTGACTGATAATTTTATCAGCCAATGTAGTTGTATAACCACCTTTTGTTGTTTTCATTTTAAACGCCATAGGGTTGTTCCTCCTTTATTATTGAGAAATAATAC
This genomic stretch from Streptococcus sp. 1643 harbors:
- a CDS encoding ABC transporter ATP-binding protein; this translates as MLEVRNLEKSFGSKQVLFGVDFQASPGRILGLVGKNGAGKTTIFHSMLKFLEYQGEISLDGQEIRQETYARIGYLPEERSLMLKLTVLEQVRYLATLKGMDAKEVKEKLPQWMEKLEVKGKLTDKIKSLSKGNQQKIQLIITLIHEPDLIILDEPFSGLDPVNTELLKQVILKEKERGAIIIFSDHVMTNVEELCDDILMIRDGRVVLHGPVQDVRNQYGKTRLFVSSERSKEELEKLPHVKQVSLTKQGSWKLILDDESAGRELFPILTQGQYIATFDQQAPTIDEIFKLESGVEV
- the rpsI gene encoding 30S ribosomal protein S9 encodes the protein MSQAQYAGTGRRKNAVARVRLVPGTGKITVNKKDVEEYIPHADLRLVINQPFAVTSTVGSYDVFVNVVGGGYAGQSGAIRHGIARALLQVDPDFRDSLKRAGLLTRDSRKVERKKPGLKKARKASQFSKR
- a CDS encoding replication protein, yielding MAKEQRSNKWAFLFYRESAPENYLEILEGFHIPFILSPWHDRDINRKTGELKKAHKHGAFFFDSLKSYNQVSELIKDKLKGPAHVEPIMSPKGMYDYFVHAENPEKTQYKIDDIEIGCGFELDKFLINNNNDDFLSAIIDVIDKKNFTEFNHLVRYAREENPILLRLIVDKTYFFAKYLDSRRYSTDKSKITSSENSLTNTPNETSDVISSTTSIEV
- the xerC gene encoding tyrosine recombinase XerC yields the protein MTITKTKNGTYRLKIYIPIEARMPLGIVSNNYYDKRFKTRKEARQAEIDLLTKLNQIEDNAFSGLGKEDILFSDFYNNIWWESYKAGQTTSTSKPPSRSTIANTKTCFEKHILPLLGNYTIQFLNQNKQVILNLMTAKANEYANFKTLRSYVISIFDWAEELEYIEANRVAKTLRRIKAVKKIQLAESKRDEDLYLTHEQLQEWFSAFKEDLENDRISLKDYVLFYLTFFLGDRKSETYALQWKHIDFSKSQIQLIQALDRYGQVKSTKGNKKTIFSISSDLLQLLTLWKKQQKYELAKFGIISNPEQFIFTYIDTRGNINKPLHSDYLNNKMQTIRKRHPELTHATPHKLRHTGATLAKQAGMSLEAISEALTHSDTGTTQIYVNTSNVVPMAVGEFALKSLKQ
- a CDS encoding ABC transporter permease, with the protein product MRNMWVVIKETYLRHVKSWSFFFMVISPFFFIALTGGISYLQGSSMAKNSKVAVVTTVPSVAEGLKDTNGINFDYQDEASAQAAIKDEKIKGYLTIDQEDSVIKAVYHGETSLETGIKLAVSNKLNELQYQLNRSAANLSQEQEKRLAQTVDFTEKIDESKENKKMVQTIAAAGLGFFLYMILITYASVTAQEVASEKGTKIMEVVFSSIRASHYFYARMIALLLVILTHIGIYVVGGLAALLLFKDLPFLANSGILKHLGEAFTVNTLLFILVSLFMYVVLAAFLGSMVSRPEDAGKALSPLMILIIAGFMGVTALGAAGDNLVLKIGSYIPFISTFFMPFRAINGYASDLEAWISLAITVAFAVTATAFIGRMYASLVLQTDDLGLWKSFKRALAYK
- a CDS encoding helix-turn-helix domain-containing protein — protein: MQVILPDEQIHQIQLLLSNLINKEIREQLDKSGIDSPYLNKQQACNYLGISNNTLDSWIVKGLPKIKIGKTIRFHKDAIDQWLNSHN
- the rplM gene encoding 50S ribosomal protein L13, coding for MNKTTFMAKPGQVERKWYVVDATDVPLGRLSAVVASVLRGKNKPTFTPHTDTGDFVIVINAEKVKLTGKKATDKIYYTHSNHPGGLKQISAGELRSKNAVRLIEKSVKGMLPHNTLGRAQGMKLKVFVGAEHTHAAQQPEVLDISGLI
- a CDS encoding type IV secretion system DNA-binding domain-containing protein gives rise to the protein MTSQSRDVLNQSFLQSYLLQSLNMALGALMQGETSYTNSFNVIIQEDGFVFVPRLPCAYILDDDLYKKIFLIANASLYPQYTLLKQNATYFVPLDTDDLHIQRGLFFPWKRGISERLAIPDLDKFSARLPHGKIPIMKHFELNLDKVNHWAIAGNSGSGKSYALTYFLSVLKHMSDLIIIDPKFDTPSRWARENHISVIHPVENRSKSDFVSQVNEQLSQCANLIQKRQAILYDNPNHQFTHLTIVIDEVLALSEGVNKNIKEAFFSLLSQIALLGRATKIHLFLVSQRFDHNTIPISVREQLNVLLQIGNINQKTTQFLFPDLDPEGIVIPTGHGTGIIQVIDNEHPYQVLPLLCPTYYTKRGIL